The Besnoitia besnoiti strain Bb-Ger1 chromosome IV, whole genome shotgun sequence genome contains a region encoding:
- a CDS encoding hypothetical protein (encoded by transcript BESB_052430) translates to MLKMQSGELLRPFHTVRDTESGAVCVGPVPSFRSFGQDIEAMRFFNQDEERVCSAAGESAAHDLRHANCFPSRDTAAADTHRAPSSLLSTAAVGRLPSTTASPYAFSGWPLREEPACGLGRPSGVHTPRGTLVKTPCSVRSRTSSFGGCPHSFPLATEDLQWGFQGEQAFGVVQTEGLFPVYTQGEEDASARVPPGASPCCSQAPLSAQQPHHAFAAWSSSVHSFCLRPRVSTSVASGSRTPAGASCCSVRGDFAAKPSRKAREWTLHPLATARSAPSAPVASPFAASSAHLPHAVPHRVAFGAAVEGGIAASSPAPACASLVPLQALACAPTLASGAGASQPLSALKPHAPPRPLGSPVLSAYPPLSASLVRRSPSSGGLALAPRSGGSGVQTECASLERRSSNVLSTSSSSPSSPAPQEHPGGGIHADDEAEGRVHAERAESRAPELRSTRGMEHDRHTSMDGGDDAKLAHNAGWLSSAGVCTLSAQKSTSAVGAEQAEEMSPFFWKRSSPHAQPLTDVGRSPSERVNREGLFPCAAPNSAEETRWGHDLDENRQREKGGSMAVSAALAAIPASPLSHPSPGLPPVTLLESSQNSYGSSSKDLLQNALKGKAHRPLPSLSACVPPALRIACLPAKPCSGLQQTDSSRPTSTAAASHSTSSVAVPVREDALEASLEEPSTVADCRCRQPPPYACEERDTGSFSVPVQAGGVSRDAPLAAERRIHCVERVETSQERNVGPGENEEGCEQCAVLLQTLVCAADRMQRQMEDVENKVQYLHEVAERAKTATPLAQSAASRGDPEGDSDTGHTRPLASAPAFSRSRASSPRRDSWASGNSSEAPPRTDPSRANEGATAAQEGRAALERTRGAGRATQRSSKEDEEYPLLREAETGFEAGARDSSAAVVERLRREKQQVTEERDFLREECMSLRRSVEVLSQIRLLLEKRVAELESANPAGKQKTKGPAAARRGGAKRVEQERRAAEAAVAAAGEEAAASALEEARTKAANRRDAHDSETARAENTNAPSAETKSSALEDVRESDACAAAGKGAAACGGTQSEEEPPRHSRPAAPREQEDRAPHVASASAPAEETEARPPEASAPASGSDAPRKPSCGPVYLSSLLASSASTRLASPSASMPAPLLGSLGFSEEDSMLVYEAVFAPPTARASQNDAAFSGFGGASPRKESRDDSGASRHVVSQTRAPFSSFSPLFSADQRDDVGEWTHSTTRSLRPPDATSAASNRPLAALQVSGEKEESQARDGEGKRSPVVRRGVSGWAARRGAGLQEGGRLAELQGKGGAAEAGYSEARAASGMASIGSATPRSVSSARIGIRSIRLSASLSASSLSSLSSSASQSSLSSSLSVPLVSPLLDRAPRHEAQAQIAGL, encoded by the exons ATGCTGAAGATGCAGTCAGGCGAGCTGTTGCGGCCTTTCCATACCGTGCGAGACACGGAGTCCGGCGCGGTCTGCGTCGGTCCCGTGCCCAGTTTTCGCTCTTTCGGGCAAGACATAGAAGCGATGCGATTCTTCAATCAAGATGAAGAGCGTGTGTGCAGCGCTGCCGGTGAGAGCGCGGCCCATGACCTGCGCCATGCGAACTGCTTTCCTTCTCGAGAcacggcagccgcagacacacaccgcgcgccgtcttcgctgctCTCTACTGCAGCTGTTGGGAGGCTCCCGTCCACCACTGCGTCCCCGTATGCCTTCTCCGGCTGGCCTCTGCGAGAGGAACCCGCGTGCGGCCTTGGGCGGCCGTcgggtgtacatacaccgcgCGGGACGCTAGTGAAGACGCCGTGTTCTGTGCGTTCGCGCACGTCTTCTTTCGGCGGATGCCCGCATAGTTTTCCTCTCGCGACAGAGGATCTACAATGGGGCTTCCAGGGCGAGCAGGCCTTCGGAGTGGTGCAGACAGAAGGCCTCTTCCCTGTGTACACAcagggcgaggaggatgCCTCGGCGAGAGTGCcgccgggcgcctcgccttgcTGTTCGCAGgctccgctctctgcgcagcagccgcaccaCGCGTTCGCCGCCTGGTCTTCGTCTGTCCATTCTTTCTGCCTTCGACCGCGAGTCTCCACGTCTGTCGCTTCGGGGAGCCGGACTCCTGCCGGGGCTTCCTGCTGCTCGGTGCGGGGTGACTTCGCGGCAAAACCGTCACGCAAGGCAAGAGAATGGACTCTCCACCCTCTCGCAACAGCCAGGAGTGCGCCGTCGGCCCCTGTGGCGTCGCCGTTtgcggcttcctccgcgcacCTTCCGCATGCGGTTCCTCATCGAGTCGCCTttggcgccgccgtggaggGAGGGATCGCAgcgtcgtctcccgcgccagCCTGCGCGTCCCTAGTGCCCCTTCAGGCGCTTGCATGTGCGCCGACGCTTGCGTCTGGCGCAGGTGCCTCTCAGCCTCTATCTGCCCTCAAGCCTCATGCTCCACCGCGCCCCTTAGGCTCGCCTGTCCTGTCCGCGtatccgcctctctccgcctcgctggtTAGGCGATCGCCTTCTTCAggaggcctcgccctcgcacCGAGGAGCGGCGGGTCGGGAGTACAGACAGagtgcgcgtcgctcgagCGAAGATCCAGCAACGTCCTGTCaacttcctcttcttccccgtctTCTCCCGCGCCCCAAGAACACCCAGGCGGCGGCATccacgcggacgacgaggccgaaggGCGAGTCCACGCAGAACGCGCAGAGTCTCGAGCGCCggagctgcgcagcacgcgagGCATGGAGCACGACAGACACACAAGCATGGatggcggcgacgacgcgaaacTCGCTCACAACGCGGGGTGGCTTTCGAGTGCCGGCGTATGTACACTGTCAGCGCAGAAGTCTACGTCCGCTGTCGGGGCAGAACAAGCTGAAGAAATGTCGCCTTTCTTCTGGAAACGCAGCTCCCCCCACGCCCAGCCTCTGACTGACGTGGGACGTTCTCCAAGTGAACGCGTGAACCGAGAAGGATTGTTCCCTTGTGCTGCTCCCAACTctgccgaggagacgcggtgGGGCCACGATCTGGATGAGAACAGACAAAGAGAAAAGGGTGGAAGCATGGCTGTCTCCGCAGCGCTCGCTGCGATTCCGGCGAGCCCTCTTTCTCACCCGTCTCCGGGTCTACCTCCGGTCACTCTCCTTGAGTCATCACAGAACTCTTACGGCTCGAGCTCGAAAGACCTGCTGCAAAACGCGCTGAAAGGGAAGGCGCACCGTCCTttgccgtctctctccgcgtgtGTCCCTCCAGCGTTGCGCATTGCCTGTCTCCCAGCGAAGCCTTGTTCagggctgcagcagacggaCTCGAGCCGCCCGAcctcgacggcggctgcgtcgcaTTCCACCTCGTCGGTGGCTGTTCCCgtgcgcgaggacgcgctggaggcgtctCTAGAAGAGCCAAGCACCGTCGCGGACTGTCGCTGCCGGCAGCCGCCTCCCTACGCGtgtgaggagagagacacaggaAGCTTCTCAGTCCCGGTTCAGGCGGGCGGCGTgagccgcgacgcgcctctggcggcggagcgacgcATACACTGCGTGGAGAGAGTCGAGACGTCTCAAGAGAGAAACGTGGGGCCgggagagaacgaggaagGCTGCGAACAGTGCGCCGTCCTTCTTCAGACTCTGGTCTGCGCGGCCgaccgcatgcagcggcagaTGGAAGACGTCGAGAACAAGGTTCAGTATCTGCATGAAGTCGCTGAGCGCGCAAAGACTGCGACGCCGCTCGCTCAAtcggcggcgtctcgagGCGACCCTGAAGGCGACAGTGACACAGGACACACGCgcccgctcgcctctgcgcctgcgttttctcgctcgcgcgcgtcctcccctCGCAGAGACAGCTGGGCAAGTGGGAACAGTTCCGAGGCGCCGCCAAGGACCGACCCCAGCAGGGCGAACGAaggagcgacggcagcgcaaGAGGGTCGCGCAGCGCTAGaacgcacgcgcggcgcgggcagagcgacgcagcgctcGAGTAAGGAAGATGAAGAGTATCCGCTTCTCCGGGAGGCTGAGACCGGGTTCGAGGCCGGTGCGCGCGACTCTTCCGCAGCAGTCGTGGAGCGACTGCGACGAGAAAAGCAGCAGGTGACGGAGGAGCGGGATTTCCTCAGAGAGGAATGCATGAGCTTACGGCGCTCTGTCGAAGTCCTCTCTCAAATTCGGCTCTTACTCGAGAAGCGAGTCGCGGAACTGGAGAGTGCGAACCCCGCcgggaagcagaagacgaaagggccagcagccgcgcgtcgcggaggggcgaagagagtcgagcaagagaggagagcagcCGAGGCTGCCGTTGCAGCCGCtggagaagaagccgcagcctccgctcTCGAGGAGGCaaggacgaaggcggcaaaccgcagagacgcacacgaCAGCGAGACTGCGCGTGCGGAAAACACCAACGCCCCATCGGCAGAAACTAAAAGTTCCGCCTTGGAAGACGTGCGCGAGTCTGACGCGTGTGCGGCTGCCGGAAAGGGggcagctgcatgcggagggacgcagagcgaagaagagcctccgcggcattcgcggcccgcggcgcctcgcgagcAAGAAGACCGGGCGCCTCACGTCGCTTCAGCGAGCGCTCCCGCTGAAGAAACAGAGGCTCGTCCTCCAGAGGCGAGTGCACCAGCCTCAGGAAGCGACGCACCGAGGAAGCCGAGCTGCGGGCCGGTCTATCTTAGCAgtcttctcgcttcctcggcgtcgactCGCcttgcgtcgccctcggcttccatgccggcgccgcttctgGGCAGCCTTGGCTTCTCCGAAGAAGACAGCATGCTTGTGTATGAGGCAGTCTTCGCTCCGCCGACCGCGAGAGCGTCGCAGAACGACGCGGCCTTCTCGGGTTTCGGCGGGGCTTCGCCGCGAAAGGAGAGTCGAGACGACAGCGGAGCGAGTCGCCACGTTGTAAGTCAAACGAGAGCACCCTtctcctcgttttctcctctcttctctgcagaTCAGCGCGACGATGTGGGGGAGTGGACGCATTCCACCACGCGCAGCCTTCGCCCCCCCGACGCCACTTCAGCAGCCTCCAACAGGCCCTTAGCGGCTCTACAGGTCTctggagaaaaagaggaaagtCAGGCtcgagacggcgaaggcaagCGCAGCCCTGTCGTGCGGAGAGGCGTGAGTGGCTGGGcggcgagacgaggcgcagggctCCAAGAAGGCGGAAGGCTCGCCGAGCTTCAGGggaagggcggcgccgcggaggcgggctaCTCCGAG gcgcgcgcggcgagtggCATGGCTTCGATAGGCTCCGCGACCCCCAGAAGCGTGAGCTCGGCGCGAATCGGGATCCGCAGCATTCGGCTGTCCGCGAgtctgtctgcgtcgtcgctctcgtctctctcctcgtcggcgtctcagtcctcgctttcctcctcgctgtccgTGCCGCTggtgtctccgctgctcgATCGAGCACCGCGACACGAGGCGCAAGCGCAGATAGCGGGACTCTGA
- a CDS encoding glyceraldehyde-3-phosphate dehydrogenase GAPDH2 (encoded by transcript BESB_052410): MSRLDCASPVCGRVRLSQPFVFFVLLALALAPVFSPSSSPSLSRRAFHGAAAVRLDASSSSASASPRSSVARDSSAAAENAQSCTEPSSAASPLKPEEASSPALPSLREAEELLREEQALAAEHAQRAASEAEQFAEAAREAAAKGDVAAAQELATAAANAAAEAQDIAAYAQAVADTDAAALVERAREEAERKKQAEQAAASADAAAEEPVAQGVEALFGIGPEAIESVPEALEKLEELENAVEETGRQMEERELAVSEYVNAAQEAALRHEEASRAFEDATKNKKENLAAAAEKEAVEAAEEYEELVAAAELLTQEAAEESARALATAVAAGDLRYAINQRVVSEAGSDARGKVPRVLLAPKHFQIADPGNKRVLKIYFHNNFAPFEDLPCAALHADALLCRQHPRCVVQYEQSGDELLQRCILDDAYLSLVAKTTDFCSPVPEEAVQTPAAASPLNPATSLEPMAAVTEGEVEAVALDLLQELGIDGPAALEQMAAEGRGSSSHMCNLVQSLSEELLRTERDPRCGTSKTSVGGENIALTTEALLASNFGFLGPAPVPSATPAAASTPAAARSASIRSHNRTAYASSAASGKTLEVPQVSPTGLFGLLGGSGASSKANAPIRMGINGMGRIGRLVFRIAMSRPNVTVTHINCSMDPAYIAYMLKYDSVHGRFDGNIEATADGLIVNGQEISVSNTRNPSEIPWADKGVDYVCESTGAFCTTEDALKHVSRPGGAKHAVISAPAKDETTPTLVVGVNAEQEYESSMKVVSCASCTTNGLAPLVKVIDDNFGLVEGLMTTVHAATGTQKVVDGTSKKDWRGGRSSGANIIPSSTGAAKAVARCLPHMKGRLTGMAFRVPTLDVSVVDLTCRLNKSATYEDIKKAVREASETYMRGIIGYTEEPIVSQDIVGSQCSTVFDANAGIMLNPNFVKLVSWYDNEYAYSARLVDLIAVMAAKDGVVAEGTGLDRKPF, from the exons ATGTCTAGGCTCgactgcgcgtcgcccgtctGCGGACGGGTGCGACTTTCGCAGCCgttcgtttttttcgtgcttctcgcgctcgctctcgcccccgtcttctctccgtcctcgtctccctccctctcgcggcgcgccttccacggcgcagccgccgtccgtctcgacgcctcctcctcttccgcgtcggcttcgccgcgcagcagcgtggCTCGCgactcctctgcggcggcggaaaatGCCCAGTCATGCACAGAGCCCTCCTCAGCGGCTTCTCCCCTGAAGCCCGAGGAGGCCAGCAGCCccgcgctgccttcgctgcgcgaggccgaggaacTCCTTCGCGAGGAGCAAGCCCTCGCAGCGGAACAtgcgcagcgcgcagcctcgGAGGCTGAGCAgttcgccgaggccgcgagagaggctgcggcgaagggcgacgtcgcggcggcgcaggagctcgccaccgccgctgccaacgccgcagccgaggcacAGGATATCGCCGCGTACGCGCAGGCCGTCGCAGAcaccgacgccgcggccctggtggagcgcgcgcgggaggaaGCCGAGAGGAAAAAGCAGGCCGAGcaagccgccgcgtcggcggatgcggcggcggaggagcctgTCGCCCAGGGCGTCGAAGCGCTCTTCGGCATCGGTCCCGAGGCGATCGAGTCCGTTCCCGAGGCCCTGGAGAAGCTGGAAGAACTCGAAAACGCCGTCGAGGAGACTGGTCGCCAGATGGAGGAGCGAGAGCTGGCGGTCAGCGAGTACGTGAACGCCgcccaggaggcggcgctgcgccacgAGGAGGCAagccgcgccttcgaggaCGCCACCAAGAACAAGAAGGAGAatctcgctgccgctgcagagaaagaggctgtggaggcggctgAGGAATACGAGGAGCTGGTCGCAGCGGCTGAACTTCTTACGCAAGAAGCCGCCGAAGAGAGCGCCAGGGCGCTCGccaccgccgtcgccgctggcgaccTCCGCTACGCGATCAAtcagcgcgtcgtctcggAGGCCGGCTCCGACGCGCGAGGGAAAGTCCcccgcgtccttctcgcgccgAAACACTTTCAAATCGCAGACCCAGGAAACAAACGCGTCCTCAAGATCTACTTCCACAACAACTTCG CGCCCTTCGAAGACCtcccctgcgcggcgcttcacgcGGACGCACTCCTCTGCCGGCAGCACCCACGCTGTGTGGTGCAGTACGAacagagcggcgacgagctgctTCAGCGCTGCATCCTCGACGACGCGTACCTCTCGCTGGTCGCGAAGACGACCGACTTCTGCTCCCCCGTGCCCGAGGAAGCGGTgcagacgcccgccgcggcctcgccgctcaaCCCCGCCACGTCTCTGGAGCCCATGGCGGCGGTGACGGAGGGCGAAGTGGAGGCCGTCGCGCTAGATCTCTTGCAGGAGCTCGGCATCGACGGCCCTGCGGCCTTGGAGCAAATGGCTGCAGAGGGACGCGGCTCCTCGAGCCACATGTGCAACCTCGTCCAG TCGCTCTCTGAGGAGCTCCTGCGCACTGAGCGCGACCCGCGCTGCGGCACGTCGAAGACCTCCGTGGGCGGAGAAAACATCGCCTTGACAACAGAGGCGCTCTTGGCGTCGAACTTTGGCTTCCTGGGTCCGGCGCCCGTTCCCTCGGCCacccccgcggcggcttccacccccgcggcggcgcgcagcgcgagcatTCGCAGCCACAACCGGACTGCCTACGCCTCTTCAGCTGCCTCAG GCAAAACTTTGGAGGTCCCCCAGGTCTCGCCGACTGGGTTGTTTGGGCTCctgggcggcagcggcgcgagctcgaaGGCCAATGCCCCGATTCGCATGGGCATCAACGGCATGGGTCGCAtcggccgcctcgtcttccgcatCGCCATGAGCAGACCGAACGTG ACCGTCACGCACATCAACTGCAGCATGGATCCCGCGTATATCGCGTACATGCTCAAGTATGACTCGGTCCACGGCCGCTTCGACGGCAACatcgaggcgacggcggatgGACTCATTGTGAACGGGCAGGAGATCTCCGTCTCCAACACTCGCAATCCATCTGAGATCCCCTGGGCAGACAAAGGCGTCGACTACGTCTGCGAGTCGaccggcgccttctgcacgACGGAGGACGCCCTGAAGCACGTCAGCAG GCCGGGCGGCGCCAAGCACGCGGTGAtttccgcgccggcgaaggacgAGACAACGCCGACGCTGGTAGTGGGCGTCAACGCGGAGCAGGAGTACGAGTCGAGCATGAAGGTGGTGTCGTGTGCGTCCTGCACGACGAACGGGCTCGCGCCGTTGGTTAAGGTGATCGATGATAACTTTGGCTTGGTGGAGGGACTCATGACTACTGTTCATGCAGCGACGGGCACGCAAAAGGTGGTAGACGGCACCTCGAAGAAGGactggcgcggcgggcgctcgTCAGGTGCCAACATCATCCCGTCCTCGActggcgccgcgaaggccgtcgcgcgctgcctgccgcaCATGAAGGGCAGGCTGACCGGCATGGCCTTCCGCGTCCCCACGCTGGACGTCTCCGTCGTCGACCTCACGTGCCGCTTGAACAAGAGTGCGACCTACGAAGACATCAAGAAGGCTGTCCGCGAAGCGAGCGAAACCTACATGCGCGGCATCATCGGCTACACCGAGGAGCCGATCGTCTCGCAGGACATCGTCGGCTCGCAGTGCTCCACCGTGTTCGACGCAAACGCCGGCATCATGCTCAATCCGAACTTTGTCAAACTCGTCTCCTGGTATGACAACGAATACGCCTACTCGGCACGCCTCGTCGACCTGATCGCCGTCATGGCTGCCAAggacggcgtcgtcgctgagGGTACCGGTCTAGATCGAAAACCCTTCTGA
- a CDS encoding putative crooked neck family 1 protein isoform 2 (encoded by transcript BESB_052420), which produces MAAHIPPGAIRQGPSSSGGGNYPLHARGKVMEVKNRMPAPVQITAEQLLREAVDRQLDDLAQTRPQQRIADEEELQQYRVRKRKEFEDILRRQRHHIGTWIKYAEWEAAQKEFRRARSVFERALNVDYQNTTLWLKYIEMESKNKFINSCRNLYDRVCLLLPRQEQFWFKYAHMEELLGNYAGARNVFERWMDWNPSDKGWMLYIHFEERCKELDRARKVFERYLSNRPSQDAFLRFCKFEERHKHIPRARAGFEKAIELLPEDMLDEQFYFKFAQFEERQRETERAKIIYQQALERLPKGESDLLYEKYVTFQKQFGDKEGIEDTVLSKRVFVYEEELHSNPLNYDCWIDYIRLEESRGDIDRIRNIYERALANVPPVLEKRCWTRYVYIWICYALFEELQANDIERCRQVYQKMLEVIPHKKFSFAKVWSLYASFEVRRLQLDKARLIFGRAIAECGKPKIFVAYAQLELRLGNIDRCRKIYAKFIELHPFNPRAWIAMIDLEVLAEEQERARALCELAIGMEEMDMPELLWKAYIDMEIGSGALDRARALYERLLEKTQHVKVFKSFADFEWRVVEDLTKARKVLRRGIELCKENSWDEDRASLLEHWLAMERESGDAASIGRVFNMLPKKVKKIRVEKDEDTGIESTVETTAYVFPDDPGSAANLKILQAAKLWKRKQAAGAGN; this is translated from the exons ATGGCGGCGCACATTCCGCCGGGCGCGATCCGACAGgggccttcgtcgtcgggCGGCGGGAACTAcccgctgcacgcgcgagGCAAGGTGATGGAGGTGAAAAACAGAATGCCGGCGCCCGTTCAAATCACCgcagagcagctgctgcgcgaggccgtcgaCCGCCAGCTCGACGACTTGGCGCAGACTCGCCCCCAACAGCGCAtcgccgacgaggaggagcttcAGCAGTACCGCGTGCGAAAGCGGAAGGAGTTTGAAGACATCCTGCGCCGACAGCGACACCACATCGGCACTTGGATCAAATACGCCGAGTGGgaggctgcgcagaaggAATTCAGAAG AGCGCGCAGCGTGTTTGAGCGCGCGCTGAACGTTGACTACCAGAATACGACGCTGTGGCTGAAGTACATCGAGATGGAGTCAAAAAACAAATTCATCAACAGCTGCCGGAATCTCTACGACCGGGTCTGTTTGCTGCTCCCGCGCCAGGAGCAATTCTGGTTCAAGTACGCGCACatggaggagctgctgggGAACTACGCAG GCGCCCGCAACGTTTTTGAGCGATGGATGGACTGGAACCCGAGCGACAAGGGCTGGATGCTTTACATTCACTTCGAGGAGCGCTGCAAAGAACTGGATCGCGCGCGCAAAGTCTTCGAGAG GTACCTGAGCAATCGCCCCTCTCAGGACGCGTTTCTTCGATTTTGCAAGTTCGAGGAGCGACACAAACACAtcccacgcgcgcgcgcaggttTCGAGAAGGCC ATCGAGTTGCTGCCGGAGGACATGCTTGATGAACAATTTTACTTCAAGTTTGCGCAGTTCGAAGAGCGCCAACGGGAGACCGAACG GGCGAAGATAATCTACCAGCAAGCGCTGGAGCGTCTGCCCAAAGGCGAATCCGATTTGCTCTACGAGAAATACGTGACCTTTCAGAAGCAATTCGGCGACAA AGAAGGGATTGAGGACACGGTGTTGAGCAAGCGCGTGTTTGTCTACGAAGAGGAGTTGCACTCGAATCCGCTGAACTACGATTGCTGGATTGATTACATTCGACTcgaagagagccgcggcgacaTCGACAGAATCCGCAACATTTACGAGCGAGCGCTGGCGAATGTTCCTCCAGTTCTTGAGAAGCGATGCTGGACGCG GTACGTGTACATTTGGATTTGCTACGCACTCttcgaggagctgcaggcgaacgACATCGAGCGCTGCCGTCAGGTCTATCAGAAGATGCTGGAGGTCATTCCGCACAAGAAGTTCTCCTTCGCGAAAGTCTGGTCTCTCTACGCGAGTTTCGAA GTTCGCCGGCTGCAGCTCGACAAAGCTCGGCTTATATTCGGCCGAGCCATCGCAGAGTGCGGGAAGCCGAAAATCTTTGTGGCTTACGCGCAGCTGGAGTTGCGTCTGGGCAACATCGATCGCTGCCGAAAGATTTATGCCAAGTTCATCGAGTTGCATCCATTCAATCCGCGA GCTTGGATTGCGATGATTGACTTAGAAGTTTTGGCGGAGGAGCAggagcgcgcgcgtgcgctctgCGAACTTGCGATTGGGATGGAAGAGATGGACATGCCCGAATTG CTGTGGAAGGCGTACATTGACATGGAGATCGGCTCGGGGGCGTTGGATCGCGCCCGGGCGCTGTACGAGCGGCTGCTGGAGAAGACTCAGCACGTCAAAGTCTTCAAAAGCTTCGCAGACTTTGAGtggcgcgtcgtcgaggacCTGACTAAGGCGCGAAAG GTGCTTCGGCGGGGCATCGAGCTGTGCAAAGAAAACAGCTGGGACGAAGAccgcgcgtcgcttctcGAG CACTGGCTCGCGATGGAGCGCGAGAGTGGAGACGCGGCGTCGATCGGTCGCGTGTTCAACATGCTGCCGAAGAAGGTGAAAAAAATTCGCGTGGAAAAGGATGAAGACACTGGAATTGAGTCCACCGTCGAAACCACGGCCTACGTCTTCCCCGACGACCCCGGTAGCGCAGCT AACCTTAAGatcctgcaggcggcgaagctgtggaagagaaagcaggctgcgggcgcagggAACTGA